In the genome of Paenibacillus pabuli, one region contains:
- a CDS encoding S8 family peptidase — translation MSRPKWVNWAIAAGAGALALTLLLPTSNRPVPAPSAMPDSPHEEHASKQRLKIQDVKSTDLLTRADAKQHLSIMLEKTSKMNDVQISQYVKELQRTHDHIRSIDVMNTNGSHSRHYDKTAVKGSKMEQQKLEHSLALAKKAVSKRQSFESSSFPLGKEKFFVMAQPSKDGERAVIALFSQNILNAVEQHQRKNLRMIPYPREGKFKIESVHPDTLKEITVKTGHDNANASHFFENEIVIRFRQDPGERDMRIIKSDLQTQSVRKLGYTYVFRSEHMNYEQLHAYFERKWNPLYMEPHYMYLTNETVPEQKNVTVPNDILFTDYQWNLPAIETNRGWNITKGNKDVIVAVVDTGVDLTHPDLKGKLLNGYNVVDPTSKPLDDVGHGTHVAGIIGAVVNNKEGVAGMSWYNKVLPVKVLDNSGSGTTYAVAEGIIWAADHGAKVINMSLGNYADAQFLHDAIKYAFDRDIVLIAATGNDNTERPGYPAAYPEVFAVSATDADMNKASYSNYGDYVDVTAPGSSIASTYPNNQYAALSGTSMASPHVAALAGLIRSLNPDLTNTEVMDLMRQSVIDLGDPGHDKYFGYGQIDVFKALEAASGSSAPLQFWPQHVRQQLDNTMKKYIKQ, via the coding sequence ACTCTTTTGCTCCCAACGTCCAATCGCCCTGTTCCTGCTCCAAGTGCCATGCCCGACTCTCCACATGAGGAACATGCCAGCAAACAACGTCTCAAAATCCAAGATGTAAAATCAACCGATCTGCTTACCCGCGCGGATGCCAAACAGCACCTTAGCATCATGCTTGAGAAGACCTCCAAAATGAATGATGTGCAGATAAGCCAATACGTTAAAGAATTACAACGAACCCATGATCATATCCGGTCTATTGACGTAATGAATACCAATGGATCACACAGTCGGCATTATGACAAAACAGCAGTAAAAGGAAGCAAAATGGAACAGCAAAAGCTGGAACATTCTCTTGCCTTGGCGAAGAAAGCCGTAAGCAAACGTCAAAGCTTTGAATCTTCGTCCTTTCCTCTGGGCAAGGAAAAGTTTTTTGTCATGGCGCAGCCCTCCAAGGATGGAGAACGAGCTGTTATCGCTCTGTTTAGCCAGAATATTCTGAATGCTGTGGAACAGCATCAGCGCAAAAATTTGCGGATGATCCCGTATCCGCGTGAAGGCAAATTTAAAATCGAGTCTGTGCACCCGGATACCCTTAAAGAAATCACGGTAAAAACAGGGCATGATAACGCCAATGCCAGTCATTTTTTCGAAAATGAAATTGTCATCCGATTCCGACAAGATCCAGGGGAACGGGATATGCGCATCATTAAATCCGACCTGCAGACTCAGTCAGTACGAAAGTTGGGATACACGTATGTCTTTCGGTCAGAACATATGAATTATGAGCAATTACATGCTTATTTCGAACGTAAATGGAATCCGCTGTATATGGAACCCCACTACATGTATTTAACCAATGAAACCGTTCCTGAACAAAAAAATGTTACGGTACCCAATGATATTTTGTTCACCGACTATCAGTGGAACCTGCCCGCCATTGAGACTAACCGGGGATGGAATATCACGAAGGGAAACAAGGATGTTATCGTTGCCGTGGTGGATACCGGTGTTGATTTGACACATCCCGATTTGAAGGGCAAACTGTTGAACGGTTATAACGTAGTCGATCCAACGAGCAAACCGCTTGACGACGTAGGCCATGGAACACATGTAGCAGGTATCATCGGTGCAGTAGTGAATAACAAAGAAGGTGTGGCAGGCATGAGCTGGTATAACAAGGTACTTCCTGTTAAAGTGCTGGACAATTCAGGTTCTGGCACAACCTATGCTGTGGCTGAGGGGATCATCTGGGCGGCCGATCATGGAGCCAAGGTCATTAACATGAGTCTGGGCAATTACGCCGACGCCCAATTCCTTCATGATGCTATCAAATATGCCTTTGATCGTGACATCGTGTTAATTGCAGCGACGGGTAACGACAATACCGAGCGTCCGGGATACCCTGCTGCCTATCCTGAAGTATTTGCGGTTTCTGCTACGGATGCAGACATGAACAAAGCTTCCTATTCCAACTACGGGGATTATGTCGATGTGACGGCACCAGGTTCCAGCATTGCAAGTACGTATCCGAACAACCAATATGCAGCCTTGTCCGGAACGTCCATGGCAAGCCCCCATGTAGCCGCTCTTGCAGGCTTGATTCGCTCGTTAAATCCTGATCTGACCAACACAGAGGTGATGGATCTTATGCGTCAAAGCGTCATAGATCTCGGTGATCCAGGTCATGACAAGTATTTTGGTTATGGTCAAATCGATGTATTTAAAGCATTGGAGGCAGCTTCCGGCAGCAGTGCCCCACTTCAATTTTGGCCACAGCATGTGAGGCA